The sequence GAGCAGTACCTCTACCCCGCGGTCCGCGCCGCGGTGCCGGACGGGGACCGGATCGCCGACCGGGAGCTGGCCGAGGACCGGGAGCTGCTGTGCGTGATGCGGGCCGCGGAGGCCGACCCGGCACGGGTGCCCGAGATGGTGGCGGCGGTGCGGCGGCACGTGGACGCGGACGCCCGCGAGCTGTTCCCGCTGCTGGAGCAGATGGTGCCGGCCGAGGACATGATCCGGCTCGGCAACCGGGTGGAGATGGCCCAGGAGGCGGCGCCGACCCGGCCGCACCCGCGGACCCCGGCCACCCCGCCGTGGAACAAGGTGGTCGACCCGTTGCTCGGGGTGATCGACAAGGTGCGCGACGTGGTGTCCGCGCGGGCGACGTATGTGCGGGATCTGTAAACCGGCGTTTACTTAACGACCGCTTGGTAGGGAACGTCCCGTTCCTTAATTGATTTGTCACAAACCGCTGATCTTTCTGCGGGTTTCAGGGCTAGCCTTCGATCCCGTTCTAGTCCTAACGTCACGCTATGAACCTGGAGCTGCGGCATCTGAAGGTGGTCTGCGCCATCGCGGAGACCGGCAGCGTCACCAAGGCCGCGTCACAACTCGGCCTGGCCCAACCGGCACTCACCGCCCAGTTGCAGCGGATCGAGCGCACGCTCGGCGGTCCGCTGTTCGACCGCGACCGGCGCGGCGCCCGCCCGACCGCGCTCGGCGAACTGGTGCTGTCCCGGGCCCGGGTGCTGCTGCCGGCGATGAAGGGGCTGCAGGACGAGGCCGCCCGGCTGGCGGCCGGCGGCAGTTCCACGCTGACGCGGTACCGCATGGGCGCCATCGGCGGCCCGGTCTTCGCCCACCTGCTGCACCGGCTCTCCGCCGTGCAGCCGGAGGCGCAGATCTCCACCTACGCGTCGTACTACGTCGACGAGCTGGCCACCATGGTGCTGGGCGGCAAGCTGGACTTCGCGCAGGTCGGGGTCTGCGGTGACGCCCTGCCCTCGGCGGACTACGGTCTGGTCTGGGACACCATCGCGGTCGACGCGGTGTGCGTGCTGATGCGCGAGGACCACCCGCAGGCCAAGGGCGCCGAGGTGGACCTCGCCGAGCTGGCCTCCGAGCAGTGGTCCGCGGCGGCCGGCGACGGCTGCTTCGAGACCTGCTTCGCGGCGGCCTGTGCCCGGGCCGGCTTCGCCCCGCGCCGGGTGCTGGAGACCGACGCGCGCGCCTGCATCGACATGGTGGAGCTGGGCGTGGCGATCGGGCTGTGCCAGCCGACGTTCCGGCCGCCGGCGGGCCTGACCACCCGGCCGCTCAAGGGCGCGCCGCTGCGGTGGCGGCTGATCCTGGGCTGGCACCCGGAGTCGCCGGCCGCCCGGACCGCGCCGAAACTGCTGGAGCTGGCGCGGGAGGCGTACCAGGACGTGATCGCCCGCAACGAGGGCTACATGGAGTGGATGCGCGAGCAGGCCGCGGCGTAGCGGGCAGGGGGCGCCGCGTGGCGCCCCCTCCCGCTCTCCCGCGGGTCAGTTCGAGTGCAGCGGCTGCGGGCTGGACGTGATGTCGAAGCTCAGCTCCCCGTCACGGGCGTCCACCCGGACCGTGTGCCCGGGCGCCAGGTCCGCGCCGAGCAGCATCTTCGACAGCCGGTTGTCCAGCTCCCGCTGGATGGTCCGGCGCAGCGGCCGGGCCCCGAACTCGGGCTGGTAACCGCGCTCGGCCAGCCAGTCCACCGCCGCCGTGGTCATCTCCAGCCGTACGTCCTGGGCCTGCAGCCGGCGCCGGGTGGACTCCAGCAGCATCTCGGTGATCTGCCGGAGCTGGTCGGTCTCCAGCTGCCGGAAGATGATGATCTCGTCGATCCGGTTGATGAACTCCGGCCGCAGCTGCTCCTTGAGCCTGCGGTCGAGCCGGTCGCGCAGCTCGTCGTCGGGCGAGCGGCCGGTGTCGGCGCCACCGAACCCGACGCTGCGGGTGGTGCCGCTGATCAGGTCCGACCCCAGGTTGCTGGTCATGATCAGGACGGTGTTCTTGAAGCTCACCGTACGACCCTGGCTGTCGGTCAGCCGGCCGTCGTCGAGCACCTGCAGCAGGATGTTGAACACGTCCGGGTGCGCCTTCTCGATCTCGTCCAGCAGCACCACGCTGTACGGCCGCCGCCGCACCGCCTCGGTCAGCTGGCCGGCCTCGTCGTAGCCGACGTAGCCGGGCGGGGCGCCGACCAGCCGGGACACCGTGTGCCGCTCCTGGAACTCGCTCATGTCCAGCCGGATCATCCGGTCCGAGTCGCCGAACAGCGCCTCGGCCAGCGAGCGGGCCAGCTCGGTCTTGCCGACCCCGGTCGGGCCGAGGAACAGGAAGCTGCCGACCGGCCGGTCCGGGTCGCCCAGCCCGGCCCGCGACCGGCGGACCGCCTCGGCGACCGCGGTCACCGCATCGTCCTGGCCGATCACGTGCTCGTGCAGGTGCTGTTCGAGCCGGAGCAGGCGATCCCGCTCGGCCTCGGTCAGCTGCGCCACCGGGATGCCGGTGGCCCGGGAGACCACCTCGGCCACGTCCGCGTCGGTGACCTGTGGCACCCCGTCGCCGCCGGCGCCGGCCCCGGCGATCAGCGCCTTCAGCTCGTTGATCCGGTCCCGCAGCTGGGAGGCGACCTCGTAGTTCTCCGCGGCCACGGCCTGGTCGCGGTCCCGGGACAGCTGCTCCAGCTGCCGTTCCCGCTCGCGCAGGTCGGCGTCGGGCATCTTGGTGCGCAGCCGCACCCGGGCGCCGGCCTGGTCGATCAGGTCGATCGCCTTGTCCGGCAGGAACCGGTCGGTGATGTAGCGGTCGGACAGCACCGCCGCGGCGTCCAGCGCCTCATCGGTGATCCGTACCTGGTGGTGCGCCTCGTAGTTGTCCCGCAGCCCGCGCAGGATCGCCACGGCGTCCTCCACCGACGGCTCGCCGACCAGCACCGGCTGGAAGCGCCGGGCCAGCGCCGCGTCCTTCTCGATGTGCTTGCGGTACTCGTCGAGGGTGGTCGCGCCGATCACCCGCAGCTGGCCGCGGGCCAGAGCCGGCTTGAGCATGTTGCCGGCGTCCATCCCGCCGCCCTCGCCACCGCCGCCGCCGGCGCCGACCAGGGTGTGGATCTCGTCGAGGAACACGATCAGCCCGTCCCCGGACGACTGGATCTCCTCGATGATCTTGCGGAGGCGCTCCTCGAAGTCGCCGCGGTACCGGGTGCCGGCCACCAGACCGGCCAGATCCAGCTGGACCACCCGCTTGTCCTGCAGGGTGAGCGGCACGTCGCCGTCCACGATGCGCTGCGCCAGGCCCTCCACGATCGCGGTCTTGCCGACGCCGGCCTCACCGATCAGCACCGGGTTGTTCTTGGTGCGCCGGGACAGGATCTCCACGGCCTGCTCGATCTCGTCGGCCCGGCCGATCACCGGGTCGATCTCGCCGCGCCGGGCCACCTCGGTCAGGTCCACGCCGAACTGCTCCAGCGTCGGCGTGGCCGCGCCGCTGCGCCCGCCACCGCGGGACCCGCCCTGCCCACCGCCGGCCGGACCGGCCGGGGCCTCCTGGTTCGGGATGGCGCGCGGGTCGAGCCGGCCGGCCAGCAGCCGCCCGGCCACCGAGTCGGTGTTCAGGCCGAGCGCCATCAGGATGTGTTCCGGCCCGATGTAGGAGGCGCCCACCGCGCGGGAGATCTGCAAGCTGTCCAGCAGCGCCCGCTTGGCGGCCGGGGTCAGCGCGACCTGCTCCGGCCGGTCCCGGCCGGCGGCGCCCATCTCGGCGCGCCGGTTGGCCGCGGCGATCCGCGAGGAGTCGTCGCCCAGCCGGGCGTCCAGCTCGCTGAGCAGGGCCTGGGGGTCGGCGCCGGCCCGCCGCACGGTCTGCTTCATCGGTTCCTGCTGCAACACCGCCCAGAGCAGGTGATCGGTGTCGAGATCGGCCAGCCCTCCGTCACCCGAGCCGAGGTCGGCGGCACGCCGGGCGGCGTCGGCCAGCACCTGCCGGGCGTCGTTGCTCATGTAACGCGCGATGTCGATCCGCTGCGCCGCGCGGCGCGGCTCCGCCGCACCGAAGAAGCGCGCGAACAGGTCGTCCCACTGACCGGGCCCACCCGGCCCCAACGGTCCGATGCTCATCAGTCTCTCTTCTCCTGACACTCCACCGGCGGTCTCGCGGGCGCCGTCTCCACCGGCCTACCCGGGGGCCGGAGCGGCAAACGCCCACCGCCGACTGTTAGAAGCGCGTGAGACGGGACGAAGATTCCCGATCGGCGCGAAAAGTTGACAGGAGTAGGCTCAACTTCATGTCCGCACCCGAAGAACGCAGCTCCGGCCCGCTGGCGCCGCGCTTCCAGGAGCCGGCCCTTCCCGAACCGGCACCCGCGCCCCCGGAATCCCCGTTCCAGGACGCCACACCCGACCCGCCGGCGTCGCGCGAACCGGCGTCCCGGTCCCGCGCGCCGCGCGGTCAGCGCGGCACCGCCGCCCGCTCCGCCGCCCCGCCGGGCCATCCCGACACCGGCGCACCCCATGCGGCCTCCGCCCCGCGCGACCGCCGGCGCACCCCGGTCGCCGCCCCGCCCCCGGACAACTCCGCCACCCCGGTCACCCCGGCCCCGCCGGACAACACCGCCACGCCGGTGTCCGCCGCCCCGCCGGACAGATCTGCCACGCCGGTTGCCGCCGCCCCGCCGGACAAATCCGGTATGCCGGTTTCCGCGGCACCGCCCGACAACGCCGCCACCCCGGTTGCCGCCACCCCGCCGGACTCTTCGCCAACCCAACTCGCCGTCGCGGCTCCGGACAGATCGGCCGCCGGTGTCACCGATGCCCCGTCCGACGACTTCCGCCCGCCCGGCTCCGCCGACCGTCGCGCCTCGCCGACGTCCCCGGTCCGGATGCCGCTGGTCGTCGTCGACGGCGCCAACGTGGTCGGATCGGTCCCGGACGGCTGGTGGCGCGACCGGGCCGGCGCCGCGATCCGGCTCCGCGACCGCCTGGCCGCGGTGCCCGGCACCGGCCTCACCGGCCTCCCGGCCCCGGTCGAGGTGGTCCTCGTGGTCGAGGGCAAGGCACGCGACATCCCGCAGACCCCGGACGGCATCCGGATCGAACGCGCCCCCGGCTCCGGCGACGACACGATCATCGACCTGGTACGCCGGGAACCCCGGACCCGCCCGATCGTCGTGGTCACCGCCGACCGCGGCCTCCGCGCCCGCGCCACCGCCCTCGGCGCCGAGGTCCGCGGCCCCTCGGTGGTCCCCCGCTGACCCGCAGCCCCTCCGCGGTCCCCCGGACCCCACGGCCCCCGCGGCCCAGCCGACCCCAGACCCCCGCGGCCCCCTGACCCCGCCGATGCCGCGGCCCCCTCATTACCCCCCAACCCCACGGCCCCCGCGGCCCCACCGCCCCCGCCGACCCCACAGCCCCCCGCTGACCCCGCGGCGCACCCGGTCGTCACCGACCGGATGCCGCGCACAGCGCGCCCCCGCAGATCCCGCACGCGCCGGGGCCGATCTCCCCAGGCGTCAACCCATCCCTGGTACGACATACCGGTCCCGTCCCCGGTCACGCGCCCCGTGGCGCTCTCGCGCGGCGTCACCGCCACGCACCACCATGCCGCGCCGCCAGACCCGGGCCGGTGCTGAACACCGTCACCCCACCCCGAAACCACCACCAGCTCCAGCCGAAGCCGCCCAGCCCGCGCTCAGCATCGTTATCCGGCGCCGAACGACCCCCACCACCAGCCGAACGCGCAAAGCCGGCGCTCGGCGCCCTTGCGCCCCACACCACCACCACCCGACGCCCCGAGGCTGGGACTCAGCGCCGTCATGTCAAGCCCGAACCACCACCACCAACACCAGCCGGAGCAGAACAGCTGGCGCTCAGCGCCCTTGCGCCCCACACCACCACCGGCACCAGGCGGCGCACGGCGGCCGGCACTCGGCGTGGGCGCCTCGCGCAGCCGAGGTGCCACGAACACCGCGCTGAGGCCGGAAGACGTGGCGCGCGGGGCCGGGGGCGAATCTTGCGCGACGCGCCGCATGATCCACAATGGATGTGCCGGGGAAGCGGGCATCACCAGGGCGATCATTCGCGTCGATCGTCGGACTGACAGTGCGCTTTTATGTCCGCGGTCTGCCAATTCCGGGCAGTCGGGGACGGCGCGGGCAGAACCGGGCGGTAGGCTGAGGTCGCAGGTGGGTTGAGTTACAGGAGGCCGAACGAGTGGCCAGTGTCGCCGAGGTCAGAGCGGCTGTGGACGCCGCGCTCCAGCAGGTCAACGAGGGGCAGGCGGCGATTCAAGCGGCTCGGGAGAAGCTCGGGGAGGCCCAGCAGAGCCTGGCCGCCGCGCTCGACGGCAGCGCGCACGACGCCGTCGGGACCGCCCATGCCTCGCTGTCCCAGGCCGATCAGCAGCTGGAGGAGTGCTACACCGCGACGCTGGTCGCGGTCGAGGCGGCCCAAACCTACACCGCGACACTCTGACGCGATGTCCCTGCTGCAGGAACTCGGCGCCCGGCTGCGGGCGGCCTCCGACGAGCTGCCGGACGGGCTGGTCATCGTGGCGCTGGAGAAACTGCGCAGCGCCACGGAGCTGCTCAACTGGGTGCGCGAGGAGTCCGAGCACAAGATGGGCGTCCCCGAGCTGGGCAGTGCCACCGAGCACGCGGAGCGGGCCGCCGCCGCCCTGCGCCTCGCCGAGGACGCGATCGAGTCCTACCTCGCCGCGCTGGGCCTGGGTGGTGAGCCCGGCGCCCCGCGCGGCCAGGAGTGGCGTACCGCGCTGCGCCCGGAGCCGGAGAAGGAGCAAGCACCGGCCGCGCCGGACGGCGGGCCGCCCACCGACGAGAAGCTCGGCCCGTGGTGGCAGGAGCGGGTGGCGCAGCTGACCGGGGAGCCCGCCCCGCGGGATCAGAAGGCGGTCGACACCGGCCGGCCGGACACCGCCGAGCTGCTGCGCCGGGTCGCCGCCGGGGTCCGCGCCGGTGACCGCGCCCGGCTCAGCCGGGAGCTGCACGCGGTCAACGCCTCGACCGGTCTGGGCCTGTCCGCGGTCACCCCGCCGGTGCTGCACCGGCTGGCCGGTGACCTGCTCGGCCACGAGCCACGGCCGGAGGACGTGCCACGGCTGCGGGCCGCCGCCGAGAACCGGGTCCGATCGCTGCTGCCGGGCACCTCGCCGGCCGTACTGGAGACGCTGATCGCCCGGATCTGCCGGGTGCCGGCCCAGCAGCAGGGCGAGCGGCCGGCCGGGCACCCGGCGGACAACGCGGTCACCTCGAGCGTGCTGACCGGGGTGCTGCTGGCCCGGCTGGGCCGGGACGCCGGCGCGCTCGATCCGGACGCGCCGGAGCCGGTGCGGCCCCGCGCGGAGGCCGGTGAGCAGCGCCCATGACCGGCCCGCTCCTCATCACTGCGACGGCGCTGCGGATCACTGCGACGGCGCCCCTCATCACTGCGACGATGCCGGCGGGTCATGGCTGAATCCACCAAACAGCAGGTCATGGAGATCCGGGCCGCGCTGTCCCACGCGCTGGGCACCGCGGAGAACGCTCTCGAGAGCGCCCGGCACGAGGAGGGCGTCGCGGCCGCCCGGTGGGAGCGGGTCAACGCGGCCGCCGAGAGCCGGCGGCGAAAGCTCGCCGCGGCCCGCGACGAGCGGTTGCGTTCCATCCAGGAGTGGCACGACACCGAGCTGGCCGCGCTCGCCGGCGCGGCGGCCGGGGCAGCCGACCGGGCCGCGCCCGGAGCGGCCGGTGAGCCGTGGCCGTCCTGGGAGGCGACCCCGCTGCCGAAAGCCGCGGAGCTGCGGATCGGGCGGCTGCTGCTGCCGGCCCCGCCCGGCCGGCCGGCCCCGCCCGGCGACCAGCCCGGTCGGCCGTGGCAGTGGGACGAGCAGTCCCCGCCGCCGGACCCGGAGACCCCCGAGGTGCCGGCCCTGGTGCAGCTGCTCGACCACGGGCACGTCGTGGTCCACGGCGACCGCGCCCTCGGCGACGACGTGGTGGCCGGGCTGCTGCTGCGCGCCCTCGGGACCAGCACGCCGGGCACGGTGCAGGTGATCGGCCACGACCCGGAGCACCTCGGCGGCGGGCTGGCCGGGTTCGCCCCGCTCGCCCCGGTGCGGGTGCTCACCCTGGTCGCCCCGAACGGGCTGGGCGCGCTGCTCGACGACCTGGTCGCGCACGTCCGGCGGATCAACGAGACGGTGCTGGCCGGGGAGTACTCCTCGCTGCGGGAGCTGCACGCGGCGACCAACCGGCGGCCCGAGCCGTGGCGGGTCGCGGTGCTGCTCGGCGCCGGCGAGCTGAACCGGCACGAGCGCACCCAGCTGGACCGGCTGCTGCGTACCGGGGCGGCCTGCGGGGTGCACCTGATCGTGCACGGGCCGGCCGTCGACCCGGCGCCCGGCATCGAGGTGGTCACCGCGGCCCCCGGCGACGGCGCGCGGATCGGCAGCGCCGGCGACCTGCCCGTACGTCTGGATCCGGGACCGCCGCAGCAGACGCTGACCGCGACCTGCCGGCAGATCGCCGAGGCGGTCGCCGCCGGCCCCGCGCCGGTGGCGCTGGACAGCCTGCTGCCCCGGCCCGACGAGGAGTGGCGGGAGAGCTCGGCGACCGGGCTGACCGCGCCGCTGGGTGACAGCCCGCGCGGCACCCGGGTCAAGGTGACGCTGAGCGACTATCCGCCGCACGCGCTGATCGCCGGGCCGTCCGGCACCGGCAAGACCAACTTCATCTACGCCTGGCTGGGCTCGCTCGCCGCCCGCTACTCCCCCGCCGAGCTGGCCTTCTACCTTCTCGACTTCAAGGAGGGGGTGTCCTTCGCCCGGTTCGCGCCGGGCCGGCGCGACCAGAGCTGGCTGCCGCACGTACGCCTGGTCGGGGTGAACGTCAACACCGACCGTGAGTTCGGTCTGGCCCTGCTCCGGTTCCTCGGCGGCGAGCTGCGCCGCCGGGCCGACGCGGCCAAGCAGCACGAGGTGACCAACCTGGCCGAGCTGCGCGCCGAGGATCCGGGTGGGCACTGGCCGCGGATCGTCGCCGTGGTGGACGAGTTCCAGGTGCTGCTGGCCGGCCGGGACGCGGTCACCACCGAGGCTGTCGACCTGCTCGAGGACCTCGCCCGGCGGGGCCGCTCGCAGGGCATCCACCTGGTCCTGGCCAGTCAGGACGTCTCCGGCATCGAGGCGCTGTGGGGCCGCCCGGCGCTGGTCGCCCAGTTCTCGCTGCGGATCGCCCTGCCCCGGGCCCGCCGGGTGCTCGCCGAGCAGAACACCGCCGCCGAGTCGCTGCCCCGCTACCACGCCGTGGTGAACTCGGACTCCGGGGCGACCGAGGCCAATCAGATCGTCCGGGTGCCGTCGGCCGGCGACCGGGAGCAGTGGAGCTCGTTCCAGCACCGGCTGTGGCGGCGCCTGCCGAAGGACTCGCTGCCGCCCCGGCTGTTCGACGGCGACGCGCGCCCGCGCCTGGCCGACAGCCCCGATTTCCGGGCGCTGACGCCGGACGACTCGAGCGCGCCGGTGGCCCTGCTCGGCGAGACGATCGACGTGATGTCCCGCTCGGCGCGGACCGTGCTGCGCCGCGCGCCCGGCCGCAACCTGGCCGTGCTGGGCACCCGGGTGGAGGAGGCGTGCGCGGTGCTGGCCACCGCCGGCCTGTCGCTGGCCGCGCAGTTCGCCCGGGACGGGGCACGCTTCTCGATCGCCTGTTTCGACCCGGACGCGCGGGCCGCCGCCGAGGCGCTGCACGCCCGTATCCCGGACTGCGGCTGGTACGACTCGTCGAATGTCGACTGGCTGCTGGAGGACGCCGCCGCCGAGTCGACCGCGGCGTGGCCGGCCGACCGCCCGCACTTCATCCTGCTCTACGCGGCGGACGCGCTGCCCGGCGGCCGGACCGCGGGCGATCAGCTGCGGACGGTGCTGCGGCAGGGCCCGGAACGCCGGCTGCACGTGCTCGGCTGGTGGCGCGGAGCCGGGCTGCTGCGGGACACGCTCGGCGGGCAGGGGTCGCGGACCGACCCGATCGGCGCGTGGGTGGCGCTCGACGTGCACGGCAGCGAGCTGGCGCCGTACTACCCGGGCGCCGGGGCGCCGAACTGGTACCCGCGGCCCTGGCGGGCGCTGCACTTCGACCGGTCGGTGCATCGCGGCGCCGAGGTGATCATTCCGTACGGTGCCTCATGAGCGATCTGGAACCGGCCGACTTCGAGCGGGCCGACTACCGAACCGTCCTGCGCCGGCTCACCACGCTCGACCAGCGGGCGGCCGACCTGCGTGCGGAGGCGGTCGCGTGGCACGACGCGCAGCGCGCGGCGGCCGACGAGGCGCTGCGCGAGGCCGAGGAACGGGTGCGCGCGGCCCGCAGCGCGGTCCGGGACGCACGGCGTGAGCTGGAGGAGGTGGACGCGCGGGCGGCCGGGCTGTGGTCGGAGTTCGTCCACCGGGTCGGGCCGGTGGCGGAGCGGTTCGGGCGTACGCTGCCGGCGGCCAGCATCCCCCGGCAGCGCAGCGACCGGCCGGCCCTGGACTACCTCGCCGAGGTGGAGAAACGCATCAAGTGGGCGCCGCCGGCCCGGCCCATCACGTTCGCGGTCAAGGTGCTGTTCGTGGTGCTCGGACTGGTCGGCGGGATCCTCGGCGCGATCGGGAACCAGGTGCTGCGCCAGACCGGCGCCGCCTCGACCGGGGACTGGCACGAGGCGGCGCCGGTGGTGGCGCTGCTGGTGATGCTGGCCTGCCCGGTGCTCGCCGTCGTCGGGGCGAAGGTGGTCGCGGACCGGCGCAAGGTCGGCCTGGACACCGCGACCGTGGTCACCGTGCTGACCACCGGGCTGGTCACCGCGATGCTGCTGTTCACCGCGATGCAGTACGCCCGGCCGTGAGCGGCGGTCAGTCGGGCGGCCCGACCGGGCTGCCCAGCCGGTCCGGGCTGTCGGCGAGCGTGCCGGGCACGGCGCCGTCGTCGCCGAGCTCCGGATCGGCCTGGAAGTCGGCGTCGTCGGGCCGGTAGTCGTCGTCGGTGGGCTGGTACCCGACATCGCCCGGGTCGGCCACGCTGCTGAGGTCGTCGTTCGGATCGGTCATGGCCGCTGAGGTACCCGCGGGGCGCCCGCCGCATGTCCGCGCGGCAGCGAATTCACCCATCTTTCAGGAATGTCGCGCGGCCCCGGGGTATCCCGGTGGGATGGCTGACGAAGACATCGGGCGGATCATGGTGTTCGCCCCGGTTCCCCAGTTGACGGTGACCATCGAGCAGGCCACGGGAGCGGAGGAGTTGCACGTGCACGCCGGCAGTCAGGGGATCTGGCAGGCCCGGATGTGCCACGCGCTCGGCGCGCCGATCACGCTGTGCGGCGCGGTGGGCGGCGAGATCGGCGACGTCATCGCCGGGGTGCTGGATTTCCCGGTACGCCTGGTCCGGCGCGCGCAGAGCAGCGGGTGGTATGTGCACGACCGGCGGGCCGGGGCCCGGACGACCGTGGCCGAGCACGCCGGCGAGCCACTCGGGCGGCACGACGCGGACGAGCTCTACACCGCGGCGCTGGCCGAGGGGCTGCGATCCCGGGTGAGCGTGCTCAGCGGGCCGGCCGCGCCGGGCGTGGTGGACCCCTCGCTGTACCGGCGACTCGCGTGCGACCTCGGCAACCAT is a genomic window of Actinoplanes teichomyceticus ATCC 31121 containing:
- a CDS encoding hemerythrin domain-containing protein, producing MSDVNLPPLPPVGGTTSGRSVVDVLDGQHRQLLRLADRAGAEPDAAKVRSVLVATLSRHLSAEEQYLYPAVRAAVPDGDRIADRELAEDRELLCVMRAAEADPARVPEMVAAVRRHVDADARELFPLLEQMVPAEDMIRLGNRVEMAQEAAPTRPHPRTPATPPWNKVVDPLLGVIDKVRDVVSARATYVRDL
- a CDS encoding LysR family transcriptional regulator, translated to MNLELRHLKVVCAIAETGSVTKAASQLGLAQPALTAQLQRIERTLGGPLFDRDRRGARPTALGELVLSRARVLLPAMKGLQDEAARLAAGGSSTLTRYRMGAIGGPVFAHLLHRLSAVQPEAQISTYASYYVDELATMVLGGKLDFAQVGVCGDALPSADYGLVWDTIAVDAVCVLMREDHPQAKGAEVDLAELASEQWSAAAGDGCFETCFAAACARAGFAPRRVLETDARACIDMVELGVAIGLCQPTFRPPAGLTTRPLKGAPLRWRLILGWHPESPAARTAPKLLELAREAYQDVIARNEGYMEWMREQAAA
- a CDS encoding ATP-dependent Clp protease ATP-binding subunit produces the protein MGPGGPGQWDDLFARFFGAAEPRRAAQRIDIARYMSNDARQVLADAARRAADLGSGDGGLADLDTDHLLWAVLQQEPMKQTVRRAGADPQALLSELDARLGDDSSRIAAANRRAEMGAAGRDRPEQVALTPAAKRALLDSLQISRAVGASYIGPEHILMALGLNTDSVAGRLLAGRLDPRAIPNQEAPAGPAGGGQGGSRGGGRSGAATPTLEQFGVDLTEVARRGEIDPVIGRADEIEQAVEILSRRTKNNPVLIGEAGVGKTAIVEGLAQRIVDGDVPLTLQDKRVVQLDLAGLVAGTRYRGDFEERLRKIIEEIQSSGDGLIVFLDEIHTLVGAGGGGGEGGGMDAGNMLKPALARGQLRVIGATTLDEYRKHIEKDAALARRFQPVLVGEPSVEDAVAILRGLRDNYEAHHQVRITDEALDAAAVLSDRYITDRFLPDKAIDLIDQAGARVRLRTKMPDADLRERERQLEQLSRDRDQAVAAENYEVASQLRDRINELKALIAGAGAGGDGVPQVTDADVAEVVSRATGIPVAQLTEAERDRLLRLEQHLHEHVIGQDDAVTAVAEAVRRSRAGLGDPDRPVGSFLFLGPTGVGKTELARSLAEALFGDSDRMIRLDMSEFQERHTVSRLVGAPPGYVGYDEAGQLTEAVRRRPYSVVLLDEIEKAHPDVFNILLQVLDDGRLTDSQGRTVSFKNTVLIMTSNLGSDLISGTTRSVGFGGADTGRSPDDELRDRLDRRLKEQLRPEFINRIDEIIIFRQLETDQLRQITEMLLESTRRRLQAQDVRLEMTTAAVDWLAERGYQPEFGARPLRRTIQRELDNRLSKMLLGADLAPGHTVRVDARDGELSFDITSSPQPLHSN
- a CDS encoding FtsK/SpoIIIE domain-containing protein, with amino-acid sequence MAESTKQQVMEIRAALSHALGTAENALESARHEEGVAAARWERVNAAAESRRRKLAAARDERLRSIQEWHDTELAALAGAAAGAADRAAPGAAGEPWPSWEATPLPKAAELRIGRLLLPAPPGRPAPPGDQPGRPWQWDEQSPPPDPETPEVPALVQLLDHGHVVVHGDRALGDDVVAGLLLRALGTSTPGTVQVIGHDPEHLGGGLAGFAPLAPVRVLTLVAPNGLGALLDDLVAHVRRINETVLAGEYSSLRELHAATNRRPEPWRVAVLLGAGELNRHERTQLDRLLRTGAACGVHLIVHGPAVDPAPGIEVVTAAPGDGARIGSAGDLPVRLDPGPPQQTLTATCRQIAEAVAAGPAPVALDSLLPRPDEEWRESSATGLTAPLGDSPRGTRVKVTLSDYPPHALIAGPSGTGKTNFIYAWLGSLAARYSPAELAFYLLDFKEGVSFARFAPGRRDQSWLPHVRLVGVNVNTDREFGLALLRFLGGELRRRADAAKQHEVTNLAELRAEDPGGHWPRIVAVVDEFQVLLAGRDAVTTEAVDLLEDLARRGRSQGIHLVLASQDVSGIEALWGRPALVAQFSLRIALPRARRVLAEQNTAAESLPRYHAVVNSDSGATEANQIVRVPSAGDREQWSSFQHRLWRRLPKDSLPPRLFDGDARPRLADSPDFRALTPDDSSAPVALLGETIDVMSRSARTVLRRAPGRNLAVLGTRVEEACAVLATAGLSLAAQFARDGARFSIACFDPDARAAAEALHARIPDCGWYDSSNVDWLLEDAAAESTAAWPADRPHFILLYAADALPGGRTAGDQLRTVLRQGPERRLHVLGWWRGAGLLRDTLGGQGSRTDPIGAWVALDVHGSELAPYYPGAGAPNWYPRPWRALHFDRSVHRGAEVIIPYGAS
- a CDS encoding 1-phosphofructokinase family hexose kinase — its product is MADEDIGRIMVFAPVPQLTVTIEQATGAEELHVHAGSQGIWQARMCHALGAPITLCGAVGGEIGDVIAGVLDFPVRLVRRAQSSGWYVHDRRAGARTTVAEHAGEPLGRHDADELYTAALAEGLRSRVSVLSGPAAPGVVDPSLYRRLACDLGNHGVQVVADLSGQLLEAILDAGVAFLKISHEELIDAGRAADDSLPALVDAARKLRADGAAQVLISRAEKAALALVGDETLLVELPPLEVVDHRGAGDSMTAGVATVLAGGGDLREAIRTGAAAGALNVTRHGLGTGHRDAVLELARRARLTPVDA